From Neofelis nebulosa isolate mNeoNeb1 chromosome 14, mNeoNeb1.pri, whole genome shotgun sequence:
TTTCTTACTGCTTCTTTGGAGGAGAAGACTTTTCAGAGGCCCTTTCTCCACCTTCTCCACCCCTTCACATGCTTATATCTGGGTTCATTTTCacgtgcacgcacgtgtgtggACACACAAGGCTCTAGCTTTTGCCTACCACCAGGGttcctctggcttctctctctccttaccttTAGCCCCTTCTTCGATGGGGGAAGCCGTGCCCAGGGTCCCTGGCGGACTCAAGGGTAGCATGTcctgtcaccccccaccccctccttctctcacCACTCTCTGGCCCTGCTCCAGGACCCTGCCCCACACCCCAAGGCCCTTCCAGCAGAGGCTGGCCTTGCCAACCTTCCTGGTAGCTTCCGGATTGAGGTCAGAAAGAAGATGGGGGTGACTGGTGCCTCAgccgattgagcatctgactcatggtttcggctcaggttcgtgcgttcgaggcccgtgtcaggccctgcgctgacagtgcggagcctgcttgggattctctctctccccctcccccactcacccccttttttctctctctctcaaaaataaataaaaattttttaaatgtgtgtttttaaaaaatgaggggaTAGAAGATGAGTAACGCAGTGACTGTTTCACAACCTCTTTTTCCCGCCTCAGATGCCAAAAGAAGAACGAGGTTGCGTTTCTGAATACAACTGtgtgttttcctcccattttcttgGCTGCCTCACCTTGGGGTCTTGGTTGTTCCTGGGGGAAATCTGATTAAAGCAAAAACGAGGTCCCCTAAAGACTGGGCGTGAGGTGCCGCATGTTTCAGGCAACTTCTGGAGCCCCGGGGCAGGGCTTCCTGGCTGCGATGAGGTCCCGTCATCTCTCTGGCCGTGTGGCTTCCGTCACCCAGTCCCGGGCCTCCAGCAGGGCACACGCAGGAGCGGAGGGACCGGGCACATCTGGGGACTTGTGCCTCGTGGGCTGCGTGTGACTCTGCCGCCTGCCTCCCAGCAGAGCGGGAACAGCTTCCACGTGTTCGACCAGGGCCAGTTTGCCAAGGAGGTGCTGCCCAAGTACTTCAAGCACAACAATATGGCCAGCTTCGTGCGGCAGCTCAACATGTGTGAGTACCCTGCTATCTGGGCGTGTGGGGCGGGGCATGATGCAGAGCCTGGCGCATCTGGGGGGCCTGCGGCCAGGGCGCCTCTTCCCAGGGGAGCAGAGTCTCAGGGAATAGTCTCTGAAGTCCCAGccagacacaggcacacacgctGGTGAGGGCTTGTCGTCTGGGGTATGGGGTCTCCCTTAGACCAAGACCACCCAGCTGCCGCAGGCAGTGGTGTGACCAGAGCCGTGCCAGGCATGGCCCTCCTCCTCCCGGACCCCTCCCTTTGTCCCTCGGTGGGGCGGTGCCCGGCCCTGAGGCAGAGCTGCTCCACCCCGTCATGTGCAGACGGCTTCCGGAAGGTGGTCCACATTGAGCAGGGTGGCCTGGTCAAGCCAGAGAGGGACGACACTGAGTTCCAGCACCCGTGCTTCCTGCGTGGCCAGGAGCAGCTCCTTGAGAACATCAAGAGGAAAGTGACCAGCGTGAGTAGTCcgcctccctgtctctgcctcctccGACCTTCCTCCAGACTATGAGAGGGAGCAGCGGCTACTTGCTGTCCTGCTGGACCTACGACTGCTAGGGGCAGTCAGCTGCTGGCCTGGCTGCCCTGAGCCCTCCTCCTGATGggccctctcctccctgcttgtCCATCTGGGACTCCCCTTGGCCGTTCCCCCCATTGAAGGCCCCTCTCCAGACTGCCAGCCCCTTGGCCCTTCTGCGGCATCCCAggccctcccctcttccccccggGGGGAGTGGGCATCTCAGTAACTGtttccccgtccccccccccacccccaccggggtCCCAGGTATCCACCCTGAAGAATGAGGACATAAAGATCCGCCAAGACAGTGTCACCAAGTTGCTGACTGACGTCCAGCTCATGAAGGGGAAGCAGGAGAGCATGGACTCCAAACTCCTGGCCATGAAGCAGTAGGTTCCACACGGCACGTGCAGGGGGGCGCCTGGCAGGGGACGTGGCAGGACAAGGGGACCCGTGGGAGGCAGGCTGAGGAAAGAGCAGACAGGAGAGGTGCAGGCCTGGGAACTGGCCACCCCCTCCTGGGGCCCCTTcccaccagccctgcctcctACAGTCTGAGACAGGGACGCTCTAGGCTTCTCCCAAGCACAGAATTACATTTGGACTTGTGCGGGCGCCCTGAGAGACAGGGTCTAACCCAGTTCCCGCCCCAAcgggcagagctgggctcctgGCACCTGCCTCCCCTTTCGGCTCCTCACACTGCGTCCCGAGTGTGCACTCCACAGGCCGGGGTGGCTGGTCTTCACCGCCCCCACAGCACCAATGCTCCCACTGGCCCCCACTGCCGCTGGGGCACGTTTGGCCACCAGTAACCGGCCCTGTGCTCCCCTCCTCAACCAGGACCCCTAACAGGGCTGGCCTGGGCCGCCTTCTATGCACTTGGGGGCCCCGGGGACCTCAGGAACCACAGCCTAGGGTGGCTGTCCTCAGCTTGGTGTGGCCCGAAAGCCTCTCAGGGGGCAGGCAGGTCCTCATGACCCCCAAGTCCTGGAAGAGGCTCCTGGGCTCACTCTCCACATTTGGGGCTGGCAGAAGCCTCTGGCTATAGGACATCTGGGTGTGGGGCCAGGTGAACTTGGCCTCCCGGGACATGGGTGCCTTGCAGGTCGAGGCCAAGAGGGGCAATTCCATGTCAGTAAGACACTTGGGGGCCCATCAGAAGGGCCAGGCTGCTCACAGCCCTGCTCACCCAGACCTAGTGACATAGGACGGGCATAGGACAGCTGCCATATGCTTCTCTGTACCCCtggccttccctcctctcctcaggTTCAGGTGGGGCAGAGATGGCTCAGAGGgacggggccgggggggggggggaccaacACTCAAGGGTGTCCAAGGGGTCTCAGCCAGGACCCTGGGGTCCACCCAACACACCCAGTCCTGtgctctgcccccgcccccacaacTGACACACCCCTGCGTGTCCTCCCTGGcagtctgcccccagccctgttACCGCCGCACCCCAGACCCCATGCCTGCCAAGGGcgggacggcggggggggggggggggggtctgtggaGGGCCCCCAGCACTGCTGACCACGCCCACTGTGTTACAGCGAGAACGAGGCCCTGTGGCGGGAAGTGGCCAGCCTGCGGCAGAAGCACGCCCAGCAGCAGAAAGTCGTCAACAAGGTGTGCAGCGGGCCTGGGGGGAGCCTGGCGGGCCCCTCGCAGGGCCAGGCTAACTGTGCCCTTCTGCCCGCAGCTCATCCAGTTCCTCATCTCACTGGTGCAGTCCAACCGGATCCTGGGGGTGAAGAGAAAGATGTGAGGCATAGGGGGTCCCCATCCCCAGCACGGGGACCAGGGCCACCCTGTCTCCCCCTGGCTGAGGCCCGGGTGGCCCTGAGGTCTCGGGGAGGCACCTAAGCCCAACCCTTaccggctcccccccccccccgcagcccccTGATGCTGAACGACAGCAGTGCGGCACATTCCATGCCCAAGTACGGCCGCCAATACTCCCTGGAGCACATCCATGGCTCGGGCCCCTACTCGGTGAGCGCCGGGCGGGGCGCGGCAGGACTGGCCTGGGCGGGGCAGGCACGTGCTGCAGCGCCTGCCACACAGGTCACCTCCCTTTGATGGCAGGCTCCCTCCCCGGCCTACAGCAGCTCCAGCCTCTACTCCCCAGACACCGTCACCAACTCCGGACCCATCATCTCCGACATCACCGAGCTGGCCCCCGGCAGCCCTTTGGCCTCCCCAGGCGGAAGCGTAGATGAGAGGTGGGGGCCACGTCACCCAACCGTCAGGAGAAGGGTGGGCCCACAGAGGCGGCAGCTGCTGACGTGTGTGTCCCCCGACGTGCAGGCCAGTGTCCAGCAGCCCCCTGGTACGCGTCAAGGAGGAGCCCCCGAGTCCTCCTCGGAGCCCCCGGGTGGAGGAGGCCAGTCCTGGACACCCATCCTCTGTTGTGGAGATACCCCTGTCCCCGACCGCCCTCATTGACTCCATCCTGCGGGAAAGCGAGCCTGCCCCTGCCGCCCCGGCCACACCCCTCACGGATGCGGGGGGCCGTCGCCCCTCACCCTCGCCCCCACCTGCCTCGGCCCCTGAGAAGTGCCTCAGCGTAGCCTGCCTGGACAAGTGAGTGCCGCCCCACCCGCCTCCGCCACAGCCTCAGGAAGCACGTCTGGGCCTCTAGCTAGCGCTGTCCTGGAGGGCTGGTGTGGGGCGGTCGTCAGGCTGTGGGCGCAGGGGCGCCGGGGGGTGAGCCAGCAGACCTGGCCCTGAGCTCAGAGCCCGTTGTCCCACATCCCCAGGGCCTCAGGAGCCAAGGGTGTGCAGCCTTGCAGGTCTGTCGCACCTGCTTTCTGAGCCGCTCTGGCCGCTGCTGTCACCCCTTCCTGCGACAGGCCACTGCATCTGTCCTGCCCAGCAGAGGGCTTGCCCCAGAGGCCAGGCAAGCAAGGGCGGGGGGCACGGAGTCCACCTGGCCCCCACCTGCAATCGGGGGGCTCTTGTCTTTGTATCTTGCAGTTTGGCTCGCGCTCCACAGATGTCTGGGGTCGCCcgcctcttcccctgcccctcctctctgcaTGGCCGAGTCCAGCCAGGGTTAGCGCCGTCCccactggggagggaggagggctccGCCAGAGCtcaggcccctccccagcttcgGACCAGACCCTGGCCTGGCCATGAGCACTTGGCCCTGCCTGGTGAACGGGCGTCCCGGGCCCTGTGCAGCAGGgagcagcccccccaccccaggctctgggGCCCAAGCCAGTGCCCCAGCTCACTGACCGACAGAGATGGGCCTCCCCGCCTGGCACTGCCACTGGTGCAGCCAGGCTCCTGGCTGCCGTGCTGACTGGCTTCCTCTCAGGTTGGGGCAGGGCCCTGTGGACACCTCCCAGAGCCAGCCTGGCCACCTGTCCAATGGCACAGGTCCACCAGGTGGCCCAGGGCCTTCTCGGCCACAGCCTCCAGACCCAGGTCTCTTTCCCGGCATGCACCAGAGACCAGCCCTCCATACCCTGCCCGCagctccctctccccatccctgctgTCTTCCAACGTAGAGATAAGACCTTGCCGAGCCTGAAAACCGCCCCCAGCCCATCCTGAGCCCCCCTGTCATTTTGGCTCAGCCATTTAGTGCTGCCAGAGGCCTTACTGGGCCTCACAGCGACAGGACCGGCTGGCACAGCCTGAGCTGCTCTTGCCCCAGTGACCAAGCACCCTGGCCCTTTCCCACACACATTCCCCCCAGGCCCACACCAGGTGTGCGATGGGGCCCCGCCTCGGAGGGCTTCCCGTGAGCCCAAGTGGGGTGGGGGTATAGCTGAGGACAGCCCCTCTCTGTCTGGTGGGTGTGATCACCAGcaggagggcacctggctgggggTGCCTAGGGCTCCACTTTACCTGCCCTCCTCATTCTGGCTAGGACCGAGCTCAGTGACCACTTGGACGCCATGGACTCCAATCTGGACAACCTGCAGACCATGCTGACAAGCCACGGCTTCAGTGTGGACACTAGCGCCCTGCTGGACGTGAGtgcctccctacccccaccctgctcacagCTCACGGGCGCAGCCTGACCgccctcccttccctgcagcTGTTCAGCCCCTCAGTGACAGTGCCCGACATGAGCCTGCCCGACCTTGACAGCAGCCTGGCCAGCGTGCgtaggctgggggggggggggggggggggggggggggggggcgggcagggagcaGGAACCTtcactctgccccctcctgccctggcAGATCCAGGAgctcctctctccccaggagccccccaggccccttgAGGCAGAGAACAGCAGCCCTGACTCAGGTGAGCCAAGCCctgagcccctgccctgccccagcccagtgTCCCCACCCGCCAGTGCCCtgacccagcccccaccctcaggGAAGCAGCTGGTGCACTACACGGCGCAACCCCTGTTCTTGGTGGACCCGGGCTCCGTGGATATGGGAAGCAGCGACCTGCCCGTGCTCTTCGAGCTGGGGGAGGGTTCCTACTTCTCGGAGGGGGACGACTACGCAGATGACCCCACCATCTCCCTGCTGACGGGCTCTGAACCCCCCAAAGCCAAGGACCCCACTGTCTCCTAGAGGCCCCAGGGCGAaggctgggcgtggagcctgctcagcAGCGAGGGCCCCAGCCCTGTGTGCCGTGGCAGCTCGAGGCCTTACAGCCACGCTTGGACTGCCCCTCGCTGTGGCCGTTCCCAGGCAGGattgtattttggatttttacATGAGAGTTCCCCTTGCCCCTTCAGTAGAGAGAAACACATACATGGACAGACAGACGGACGAGACCGGCAGAGACCTATAAACGACAGGCTCTACATGGTGGCTCCTGCGTCTGTTTCCTCCTGCCACCCGCccccggggggtggggcgggggaggcccCAGGGCGGGGGTTCTGAGAAGGGGGCTGGAAGTCTGGGCCGTGATGGTCTCCTCTCGGGGAGAAGGTAGATGTCCAGGGCGTAGCCGTGTGCGCCTGACTCCACAGGACCCATGCGTGCTCAGGATTCTTTATTAAAGGATgaaggagggggtggtgggacaGACCCACAGGAATGCCCTGCCCAAGGCCTCCCCACATGGGACCAGGTGAGGCGTGGACAGACAGGCAGGCTGTGCACATCTTCTCGGCAGAGGCACCCCGTTTTCCATGCATTCTCAAGGCACTGGGCTGGCTTGGGGGGAAGGGTTGGGTGccgaggggtggggaggtgacaGGCCGGAGCAGCCTGCCTGATGATCTGTGCCCCCAGGAGTTCACTCCCTGCTCACCGTCCTCAGCAGGGGCCAGGGAGACACTGCCTCCACCCTGGGATCCAAAAAggagcccctccccgcccccaagggagccttccccatcccccatccccaccgTGGCAACTCCGCTATAGCCAAAGGGAAGGAGGATGTGGAGTTGAACAGGtgctgggtggggcaggggcagcacAGGTCCTGAGGCGGCCGCCCAGACACCTCCTGAAGACCCCTGTCTTATCAGGCCACATCTGTGAGTCAGGGCACATCTGACCCGACAGGGCCTTGGGGTTTCCAGTACAGAGAAGGGGCAGGCCTCAGGCCAACGGCACCCAGGAGGTGCAGAGAGCTGGTGTTGAAGCATCTCCACGGATGCGTGTGCTCATGAGGGAGACCCAGGTCAAGGCTTGGGCCAGGCCACCTGCCTCCTCCAAGAGGCAAGAGTCCCTGAGCCTCTGCATCTGTCCCCGGTGGGCACCCCAGCACGTGGCCACCCTAGGGGCCGCAGCAGCTCCCCAAGGGTCCGTTGACTCAGCCTCTGTGAGCTCCATGGCCTTGTCTGAGAACTGCACTCGAcatgcaactctgccagccccCTGGTTGGTCCTGACTCTTGACCCTCTTACACACCCGTCTCCAGCCACAACCCCGAGCCAAGGTCTGCTGCCGGGAAGTCCTTGGTCAGCCTCTTCTGAGGCCCTATCACAGGGACCACGGAGCCCTGAGGTAACCACCACCCCCCACAAGCTCGCACGCAAGGTTAACAAGGGCGGTGACAAGGTCAGGGAGTGTCACCTCTGCTAGGCCTTGTTAGGCAAATGGGAGTTGCCACCTGTGATGAGCTGTGTGCCGGGAGGAGGAATCTGCCTGACCACCAATACCTggcccccatccccagcctcaaCATCACCATGGTGCCCTGCCCAGCGGTGTTCCAGGACACAGCACCCCAGGAGACATGGGCATGGGCACCAGTAAGGCCAGTGGGACCCAGCTCCCCCTCCCGAGAGCACAACTAGCACCCCCACGACCCCAGCAGGTTgagggcagccactctggacagtACTTTATTGAGTTCCTCGGACCCCTGGGCAGGATCACACGGATTCCTGGGGCACTGGCACTTTCCACCAGCGCTGGCCTGTGCCTGGTCTGCCATCCCTGAGCAGGGCAGGAAGGagccccatgagggcagagaggccttctgggggagggggtgtggctgGGAGGAGGCAGTGGACAGCCGAGCCCCCTCCCTAGCACGCAGGTGGGCGACGGGCCCTGGCTATCGGCAGCGAGGACCTGCTGTGGAGCAGCTCAGGCCCCGACCGCCGGGGCCTCGTAGTTGAGCACGTAGTAGTCGTGGACGTACATGAGCACGGCCACTGGCTGCCCAATGATGAGCGTCAGCCACACAGCTGCGTTGCCGTAGTTTCCCTGGAAGAAGCGGCTCACTATCCATGCCAGGGGTATCTGGGGACACGGGGCCACAGTCAGTGGGCCGTAGTGACCACAGACAGGGCTGGCGGCTCCCGGGGCAGCGGGAGAGGGTGGCTGCAGAGGGGATGCTCACCTGAGCCATCATGCCTGTGAAGGCCCAGAGGCGGAACATGTGCAGGGGGATGCTCACCAGGTACTGCGGGGGGAGCGAAAGGATCAGCTGCCACTTCGggccacacgcacacacacacacaccccacccaccCTAAGGTGAGGCCATGATGCCTGCAGAGCACTGACCTCATGGAAGAAGGCCGAGGCAAAGAACACCCCCATCCTGGCTACCCACTTGCTGCTGCCCCGTCGAAGCATGGGCTTGTAGAAGTGcctgtggagggagggggccgtGGGATGGGTGTCCGGGACCACACGAAACTGCACACCCACCAGGCACATTCCTGCCCATGCCCACCTGAGGCACCACTTGTGCACAGGGATGTTCCAGTTCTGCCAGAAGTAAGTGACGGACTCAGAGTTCCTAGGAACAGACAGCGGCAGTGAGTGACCAGCTGGCACcatggcccagcccagcccccagccccacgcCCAAGGCCACCCACCACCAGTCCCGGTAGAACTCCCGGTCTCCAAACTGCATGAGCTCAGCCACGGCGTTCATGCACGAGTGGAAGAACCAGTAGAAGAAGATGAGCCAGATGAGGTGGTTGGGGACCTGTGGTTGGGGGGAGGCAGGTGCCAGGTTCCAGAACACCCCACCCGCCGGCTCACTCGTGCCCCACTCTACCCAGCCCTGTGGCTCACCGCCAGCTTCAGCAGGCGCTCGACGATGCGTGAATAATCCATATCCTGCAGAGACAGAGCTGAGCTGGCTCCCCGAGccgcagccccacccccacccgtcatcccccaccccaccacaggAGAGCCTGACCCCTCACCTTGAAAGGCTTCATGGAGTTCTGGATGGTGGGGACCATCCACTGCAAAAGAGGGCACACCGTCAGCCCCCTGGCTACCCTGAGCTCCCGCTcccgcccggccccggccccgcccggccccgcatACCTGCTGGATCAGCCCCACCTGCAGCTGAGTCAAGAACAGCTGAGGGAAGAAGCAGAGCAGCAGGCTGAGTCCCCCCGCAGCCAGCAGACCCCAACCCCTCGAGGCACCACCGCCCGCCTCTATCCTCACCATCTCAAGGAGCCGCCGCAGCAGGAAGCGCTTCCGGATGCGGGGAGAACGGGGAAAGTTGAGCTCGTAGCACAGAGTAGGAGCAAAGAGGAAGTAGTACAGATCTGGAATGGCAGGGTGGGGCTAGGGGGCCTGCTCCGTGCTATCCCTCCCTGGCTGCCCTCTAGCCACACCCGGGAAGGGTCCTCACCACGGTAGGTCAGGTTGTCTGGGTAGCTCACGGTGCACAGGGCCGCTCCCCCGTTGGCCTTCTTACCTGCAGAAGCTACAAgcaagttgggggtggggggggggggtggcacgtGAGGCCTCGCTGCTGCCCAGGTCTGGCCCCGTGGCAGGTGGCACAGGCTCCaaggccccagccccaggcagcccctcACCAGACTTGGCTTTGGCCTTGGCTTTTCGCTCTCGGCACCACAGGTTGACGTCCCGGTAGGAGACGAGCTTGAGGAAGAGGATGGTGTACACCATCAgagccagcacggagcccactgcGGGAGAGGCAGGCTCAGGCCACAGCCCCCCCACACCACCCGTGGGAGAGCCACGGCCACGGGCACAGCCCCTGTGGTTGACCTGGGTCTCTCCTGCGGGCCCAAGACAGGTTGGAACGGGTGGGATGAGGGAAGGGGCACACCTGGAGTGATGGACTCAAGCAGCAAGGCCACAGCAGCCGGGAAGCAGAGAATGGTGGCCAGGTTGACCACGTGCAGCAGCAACCCTGCCTGTTCCGTCAAggcaccctggggggggggggggggagcgggggcagCGTGCTCAGCCAGAGCCCCCACTCCCTGGGGAAGGGCTGCCAGGCCTGGGGCACAGGCCCTCCCAGGGAAGCTACACACAGCCTGAAACACAGGCCTAATGAGGAGAGCAGACCTCTAGGCAGGGCAGGGGACACGAAGGCACTGCTTACCACTGCCAGGCGCTTCTCCACCTGGAATGCAGCCACAGCAAAGACATTGGCCACTGAGGATGGAAGTGTCATGGGGCGATTCAGGCCCAGGTCAAGGCCTGTCCCCACCCGAagccctccctggctcccagctCACCAATAACTAGGCACAGGGCAGGCCAGCTGTAGGGGTCCTTCAGGAACAGAGACACCACCTGGATGGGGTCCACCAAGATGCCAtacctggggatgggggtggggggtggggatgagggcCTGAGCAGGCGGGGAGAGGCCTCAGGGGCAGGGTAGGGGCCCTGGGGAAGACACTCACTTGATGAGGTTTTCTAAAAATAACCGTGCATTGCTCAAGATCtgcaagagagaggaagggcacaGCCCCATGAGCCTTGGCCACAGGGCACCCACCCCAGCTCGTCCCAGCACCTATAGCGGCAGGAGCCCTGGGTCCGGATGGCAACCCGCACCTGCAAACCCAGGACGCAAGCCCTGTCTGACCTCCTCCACGCCAACGCTGAGACTTCCCACCTACCTCACCCCACACTGGTGCAGGGACAGCAAGTCTTGCCATTGCCCCCATCACCCCAGACACGATACTGGCGTCTGCAGTGGTGCAAAATGACCTGACGCCTAGCAGCCCTCATCTGTCCCACTGAGTTGGTGACGGCCCCAAGGCCCAAGCCTGCCCAAGAATGTCCTTGCAGTGCCTCACCCAAAACTTGCAGTGCCTGGGTGAGCGGCAGGTGCCACACCAGGGGTGCCCACaccctggggagtggggagaagcaGCGGACCAGAGTTCTAAGGGGCTCAGCAGCCAGGCCTGGAGTGCCACTTGGTGCTTgggcccctgcccttctcccgctaTCCCTGTAGCATCCAAGCCTGGACACGTGGCCCCAGAGTAGCTTCCAAGGGCAGAAACCCCCTCAAGTTGGGCTCCTGGCtccagcctggggctggggagcggCTTCCCTCTGCAGGCACCCGGGTCTCCTCCTCcacccacaacacacacaccctgccaAGTGCCCCAAGCTCAGGCCCTGACCAGGGCTCATGGTAGGTCCTGTGGAAAAGTGATGCCGGCAAGGGGACACTCATGGGTCCCCTGACTGCCAGGTAAGGACTTCGCACAGAGATGACAAACAGGGACGGGCGTCCTGCCCTCCCGAGCCACCCGCCTGACCTGCCAACCTCCTGCCAGGCACAGATGTGCTGCCATCACACCTGGTAGTGGCCTGTCCTGAGAGCCCACAGCAGGCAGGAGCCAGAGCTGCTAACGGGCAGCGCTCACCTCAAGGCCCAGGCCACGGAGGGACGCAGCAAGCAGCCTAAACACGGGACACGATCTCCTTCAGCAAGGGGGCAGTGGAGGCACCGGAAGCAGGGGAAAGGTTTTGGGTCTGCGCCAGGCACCGGAAGCAGGGGAAAGGTTTTGGGTCTGCGCCAAAGGGCCAGGCAGGCCCAAGGGCTGCAGGGAACACAGGTTGCTGCTCAGGCTGCCAGTACAAACCCAGCCCAAGCATGGCCTCCAGAGGCCAAGGACACAACACCTCCTGAGATGACGTCAGGCAGGCGTTTGACCCACCATCCCCTTGCCTAGCCAGCTTCCCACCCACCAGACTGTGTTGCCCCCCACAGCTCCCTGGAGAGCCTTCTGGAGCCACCGGCAGGGAGGGCGTGGGCGTGCCTGGAGCCCCTTCCACATGGGTAACCACCAGAGCCGTACCCGAGGCCGTCATGTCGGGGCAAGGGTCAAAGGCCTCTGGCCACATCAGTCTGAATGGTGGGGGCTGGACCCAGACAGGAgcttgccccctgccccaccctgtgGGCTTGCCCCTTTGAGCCCTGGGCTCTAGCTGTTTCTGGGCCAGGGCTGctggccccacccccacaagGTGCCAGCGGGAACCGGGCCCCAGAGGCAGGGGCCACAGCCAGGCCACACGGTGAGGTGGAGGCAAGAGCTCTGTCTAACCCCTTCGTGGGGGCACCTAGGACAAAGGCTG
This genomic window contains:
- the HSF1 gene encoding heat shock factor protein 1 isoform X1, whose product is MDLPVGPGAAGPSNVPAFLTKLWTLVSDPDTDALICWSPQSGNSFHVFDQGQFAKEVLPKYFKHNNMASFVRQLNMYGFRKVVHIEQGGLVKPERDDTEFQHPCFLRGQEQLLENIKRKVTSVSTLKNEDIKIRQDSVTKLLTDVQLMKGKQESMDSKLLAMKHENEALWREVASLRQKHAQQQKVVNKLIQFLISLVQSNRILGVKRKIPLMLNDSSAAHSMPKYGRQYSLEHIHGSGPYSAPSPAYSSSSLYSPDTVTNSGPIISDITELAPGSPLASPGGSVDERPVSSSPLVRVKEEPPSPPRSPRVEEASPGHPSSVVEIPLSPTALIDSILRESEPAPAAPATPLTDAGGRRPSPSPPPASAPEKCLSVACLDNLARAPQMSGVARLFPCPSSLHGRVQPGTELSDHLDAMDSNLDNLQTMLTSHGFSVDTSALLDLFSPSVTVPDMSLPDLDSSLASIQELLSPQEPPRPLEAENSSPDSGKQLVHYTAQPLFLVDPGSVDMGSSDLPVLFELGEGSYFSEGDDYADDPTISLLTGSEPPKAKDPTVS
- the HSF1 gene encoding heat shock factor protein 1 isoform X3; this encodes MDLPVGPGAAGPSNVPAFLTKLWTLVSDPDTDALICWSPQSGNSFHVFDQGQFAKEVLPKYFKHNNMASFVRQLNMYGFRKVVHIEQGGLVKPERDDTEFQHPCFLRGQEQLLENIKRKVTSVSTLKNEDIKIRQDSVTKLLTDVQLMKGKQESMDSKLLAMKHENEALWREVASLRQKHAQQQKVVNKLIQFLISLVQSNRILGVKRKIPLMLNDSSAAHSMPKYGRQYSLEHIHGSGPYSAPSPAYSSSSLYSPDTVTNSGPIISDITELAPGSPLASPGGSVDERPVSSSPLVRVKEEPPSPPRSPRVEEASPGHPSSVVEIPLSPTALIDSILRESEPAPAAPATPLTDAGGRRPSPSPPPASAPEKCLSVACLDKTELSDHLDAMDSNLDNLQTMLTSHGFSVDTSALLDLFSPSVTVPDMSLPDLDSSLASIQELLSPQEPPRPLEAENSSPDSGKQLVHYTAQPLFLVDPGSVDMGSSDLPVLFELGEGSYFSEGDDYADDPTISLLTGSEPPKAKDPTVS
- the HSF1 gene encoding heat shock factor protein 1 isoform X2, which codes for MDLPVGPGAAGPSNVPAFLTKLWTLVSDPDTDALICWSPSGNSFHVFDQGQFAKEVLPKYFKHNNMASFVRQLNMYGFRKVVHIEQGGLVKPERDDTEFQHPCFLRGQEQLLENIKRKVTSVSTLKNEDIKIRQDSVTKLLTDVQLMKGKQESMDSKLLAMKHENEALWREVASLRQKHAQQQKVVNKLIQFLISLVQSNRILGVKRKIPLMLNDSSAAHSMPKYGRQYSLEHIHGSGPYSAPSPAYSSSSLYSPDTVTNSGPIISDITELAPGSPLASPGGSVDERPVSSSPLVRVKEEPPSPPRSPRVEEASPGHPSSVVEIPLSPTALIDSILRESEPAPAAPATPLTDAGGRRPSPSPPPASAPEKCLSVACLDNLARAPQMSGVARLFPCPSSLHGRVQPGTELSDHLDAMDSNLDNLQTMLTSHGFSVDTSALLDLFSPSVTVPDMSLPDLDSSLASIQELLSPQEPPRPLEAENSSPDSGKQLVHYTAQPLFLVDPGSVDMGSSDLPVLFELGEGSYFSEGDDYADDPTISLLTGSEPPKAKDPTVS
- the HSF1 gene encoding heat shock factor protein 1 isoform X4, encoding MDLPVGPGAAGPSNVPAFLTKLWTLVSDPDTDALICWSPSGNSFHVFDQGQFAKEVLPKYFKHNNMASFVRQLNMYGFRKVVHIEQGGLVKPERDDTEFQHPCFLRGQEQLLENIKRKVTSVSTLKNEDIKIRQDSVTKLLTDVQLMKGKQESMDSKLLAMKHENEALWREVASLRQKHAQQQKVVNKLIQFLISLVQSNRILGVKRKIPLMLNDSSAAHSMPKYGRQYSLEHIHGSGPYSAPSPAYSSSSLYSPDTVTNSGPIISDITELAPGSPLASPGGSVDERPVSSSPLVRVKEEPPSPPRSPRVEEASPGHPSSVVEIPLSPTALIDSILRESEPAPAAPATPLTDAGGRRPSPSPPPASAPEKCLSVACLDKTELSDHLDAMDSNLDNLQTMLTSHGFSVDTSALLDLFSPSVTVPDMSLPDLDSSLASIQELLSPQEPPRPLEAENSSPDSGKQLVHYTAQPLFLVDPGSVDMGSSDLPVLFELGEGSYFSEGDDYADDPTISLLTGSEPPKAKDPTVS